The Pelagibacterium halotolerans B2 genome has a segment encoding these proteins:
- a CDS encoding DUF6152 family protein, whose translation MNTTKLTRALASLTVGGLVFAGATAAFAHHSNAMFDYTHGNERTITGTVNQFLWTNPHSYLDLAVTASSGNVQNWVVEFQGISLNSERGLTIDSFKEGDEVTVVIHPLKDGRTGGDFLSATLADGTEILPPEDD comes from the coding sequence ATGAACACAACCAAACTGACCCGGGCACTCGCCTCGCTGACCGTCGGAGGCCTGGTCTTCGCCGGCGCAACCGCGGCCTTTGCCCACCACTCGAACGCCATGTTCGATTACACCCATGGCAATGAGCGCACCATAACGGGAACGGTCAACCAGTTCCTGTGGACCAACCCACACTCCTATCTCGACCTGGCGGTGACCGCCTCGTCGGGCAATGTGCAGAACTGGGTTGTCGAGTTTCAGGGCATAAGCCTGAACTCCGAGCGCGGGCTGACCATCGACAGCTTCAAGGAAGGCGACGAGGTCACCGTGGTCATCCATCCGCTCAAGGACGGCCGCACGGGCGGTGATTTCCTTTCGGCCACGCTTGCCGACGGCACCGAGATCCTTCCTCCCGAAGACGATTGA